A segment of the Aureliella helgolandensis genome:
GGACGAGATCCCATTCCTGGCCGCGCCGATGACCTGAGAGCTGCCGTGTGCGATGTCACCCCTCAATACCATCCACAATCCGATTCGGTACTAGCGCTGGGCCACGTCGTGTTTTACAAAGGTGAATACTTTGCCCGCAAAGAACAACTCGCACGGTACCCCGTCTACGTGACGCGGTCTAAGGATGGTACATGGTCCCATCGCAAAATCTTGGAATGGGATGACCCACGAGGTAGCCACATCTATTCAAACAACTGCGGACAACGGGTCGTCCTCCCGAGTGGGGATGTGCAGATGTCATTCACCTTTGGCCCCCACGAAGAGAACCGGATGGTAGCGGGTGTCCTTACCAGCTTTGATGGAGACCTGCTGAAAATTAAGGAGGTAGGACCTCCGTTGCATAATCCGATAGGACGAGGGTTGCTGGAACCGAGCGTTACAGAGTTTGATGGACAGTTCTGGATGACAATTCGGGCCGAGGACAATTACGGCTACGTCAGTGTTAGCGACGATGGCCTCAACTGGGCAGAAAAAACGGCTTGGGCCTGGGATGATGGGGAGCCTCTCGGCATGTCCACCACTCAGCAGCATTGGCTCAATCACAGCGACGGCCTATTCCTGGTCTACACGCGACAGGATGCGTCCAACGAGAACGTGCTCCGCTGGCGTTCGCCGCTCTGGATCGCCCAAGTCGACGTTGAGCGTCGCTGCTTGATCCGCTCAAGCGAGCAAGTGGTACTTCCTTTAGTTGGAGACGGCGTGGATGCACCCGATCAAGTCGCGTTGATGGGGAATTTCAACGTCACGCATGCCAGCCCCAATGAGTCTTGGGTCACTGTCGGTGAGTGGCTACCACGCGATGGTTATCGAGGCGATGTATTGCTCGCTAGAATCCGCTGGAGCAAACCCAATCAGCTGCCGTTGTGGTAACCCCTGGAAAAGCAGACTTGGCAAACGGCGTGGATGTAAGACGCACATACCTGCCGTCCTCGATTCCAAACTCACTCTCTCTCACGAGCATCTACCATGCCCCCTCTCAATCGACGAAATTTCATTGCCGCTTCGGCAGTAAGTGCGACTGCCGGTCTCGCGGCGGTCCGCGCCCAGGGCTCTACCGGTCCGGGGAATCTCCATCTCGGGACTTTTCGCTTTGATGTAACGCCACCGATGGGCCACTCTTTATGTGGTGGATGGATAACTCCCGTGGTCGGCGTCGATGATCCACTGGAAGCGATCGGCTATGTTCTCCTGGGCGCTGGCGAACCGATCGTAGTATGCGTCGTCGACTGGACGGGGCTGTTGAATTCGGCTCACCTCGCTTGGCGCCAAGCACTGGCTGATGCTGCGGGTACAACCATCGAGCGCGTCACGGTTCATTGCGTACATCAACACAATGCACCATTCGCCTGCCTGGATGCCGAGGAAATAATACTCGAACAGGGTGATCTTCCGCATATTGTGGAGCTCGAGTTCTTCAACCGCTGCCTGGAGGCCGGCCGCACCGCTGTCGGCGAAGCACTTCAACGAACAACGCCGGTGACGCACGTTGCGCATCACCAAGCGCCGGTCGAAATGGTGGCTTCGAACCGTCGCATTATCGGCTTGACGGGGAAAGTCCAATCGCAACGCGGCAGCAGCTCCAAACGCGAGGACCAACAAGTCTTCCCCGAAGGCTTGATCGATCCCATGCTGAAAACCGTTGCGTTCTACAACCAAGACACCAAGTTGGTCGCTAGCCACTACTATGCGTGTCATCCTATGAGCTACTACGGAGATGGCCGTGTCAGTTCCGATTTCTGCGGGCTCGCGCGTAAACAGAGGCAGGCAGAAGAGCCACATTGCATGCACCTCTATTTCAATGGCTGTGGCGGTAACATTGGGGCCGGAAAGTACAATGACGGTTCCAAGGCAATGCGTCCCGTTCTGCGGGACCGGATGTACCGAGGTATGGTGGCGTCGGAGGAAAAACTGGATCCCCAAAGTATCGAATCGCTTTCATGGGAAACCCAGGACATCCTGCCACTCGTCAACACGAACCTTGCAGAAGACGCGCTGATGCGGCAAATTTCCGACCATGAGCAGAGCGTGGTGAATCGCAATCGCCCCGCCTATGCACTCGCTTGGCTTCGCCGCATCGCGAAGGGGCACCCCATCACCCTTAGTTCTTTGCACGTCAACGATATATCACTACTGCATCTCCCATCGGAGAGTTTTATTGAGTATCAGTTGCGAGCCCAAGCATCTGCACCTGGCCGTTTTGTAGCATGCGCAGCCTATGGAGACGGTGGCCCGTGGTATATTCCAACGAGCGACGCCTATCCGCAGGGTGGTTATGCAGTCAGTGTTGCATGGTGTGCGCCGGACATCGACCCCACGTTATCCGGAGGTATAAGCGAGCTCTTGACGCGTGTTGAATCACCCAAAAACACACCTTAGGAAAGACGGATTCCATGACACTTAGGATGCGAGTTTTCGGCATTTTTGTGGTCTTGCTTCTAAGCTCTCGCGGAGAGGCCGCTGCACCGCCACTGAACTTCATCGTCCTCAATTGCGACAACTTAGGTTACGGCGACACCGAGCCATTCGGCTCAACTCTGCACCGCACTCCACATTTGAATCAAATGGCCACGGAAGGACGCCGCTTCACCCATTTCTATTCATCGGCTGGAGTCTGTACTCCGTCACGCGCTAGTTTGATGACCGGCTGCTACGCACAGCGAATCGGCATGCACGATAATCCACGTGACGGCTGGGTCCTGCGACCTCTTTCGCGATACGGATTGAATCCGACTGAGGTCACAATTGCCGAGGTCCTGAAACGCCAGAACTATGCCACGGCCATCATCGGAAAATGGCATCTGGGGGATCAACCAGAATTTTTGCCCACGCGGCAGGGATTCGACTTTTTCTTCGGTATACCCTACAGCGACGACATGACCGAGCGGACTTGGAATACCGATGGCTCTCAGTGGCCACCGCTGCCGTTGATGCGCAACGAACGCGTCATCGAAGCTCCCTGTGACAGAACTACTTTAACACAACGCTACACCGCACAGGCCCTGGAATGGATTTCTGAAAATCAACAATCCCCCTTCTTTCTGTATCTTCCCCACGCGATGCCAGGCAGCACGGCACAACCCTATTCCAGCACTCAGTTTTCGGGGCAAAGTGCCAATGGGCCATGGGGCGATTCGGTCGAAGAACTGGATTGGTCGGTGGGACAGATCCTGGCGCATTTGAAAAAGCTCGATTTGGCATCCCGGACATTAGTCATTTGGACGAGCGACAACGGCGCCCCGTCACTGCCCAATTCATTAAAGCGAGGATCCAATCTACCGCTGCACGGCCGTGGCTATAGTACCAGCGAAGGTGCTTTCCGCGTTCCGATGATCGCCTGGCTGCCTGGACGCATTCCAGCTGGAACCGAATGTGCAGAGTTGACAACGATGATGGATCTACTCCCCACCTTTGCCAAGCTTGCCACAGCAGACCATTCGTCCGATGCTCCCATCGATGGACTCGATATCGGGCCATTGCTCTTCGGAGCTTCCAATGCCCAGTCACCACACGCCGCATTCTATTACTACGATGGTCCTCAGTTACAAGCGGTTCGCAGCGGCCCATGGAAACTCTTCCTGCCAATCCATCCCATTCGCCAGCATCCGCATCTAGCCCCCCACGCAGCACCATCACCACTGCTGTTCAATGTCGTGGAAGATGTTGGCTGCAAGCAGAATCAAGCGCTCCACTATCCTGAGATCGTGCAGCGGTTGGAGGGACTCGCCGAAGAGGCACGTAGAGAATTGGGAGACGCCGAGCGTCTAGGTGCAGGCAGACGGGAAAGAGGAGAATTGTCTAGCGATAGCGTCCCGGTCGCTCAAACATTCTGATGGGTAGCCGCTTCCATAATCTTCTGCTCTGTAGCCTCAGAGCGACTGAACTCTCCAGTCAGCTGGCCTTCGCAAAGCACCAGGATCCGATCGCTTACGGTCAACAGCTCAGGTAGCTCCGAACTGGTAACGATAATCGACATCCCCGCCTCTGCCAATTGCTCCATCAATCGATACAACTCGGCTTTGGCTCCCACATCAACACCTCGCGTGGGATCGTCGAGCAACAGTATTTTGGGAGAGGTCATTAAGCAACGGCCAATAATGCACTTTTGCTGGTTGCCGCCACTCAAGCTGTGCATGGATGCCTGGATCCCATCCGTCTTGATCTGCAGTCGGTCTACCTGTTGCTGGGCAGCCAAACGCTCGCGGGCCGAGGAGACGATGCTGTACGACGCGAGTTCTCGCAGCGCGCACACGGTAATATTGTCGCGGACCGGAACATGCCCGAACAATCCAGAACGCTTGCGATCCTCGGTCACCATCGCTAGCCCAGCTTGCATCGCCTCGGCGGGATGGCGAAAGCTCTGCAGTTCACCATCGATTAAGATCTGCCCCGTAGGTGGAACGAAACTCGCGCCGAACAGGCATTCTAGCAACTCGGTTCGTCCGGCCCCCATCAAGCCAGCAATTCCTAGGATTTCACCGCAGCGCAGCTCGAATTCAATTCCTTGCAATCGCCAGGGTTTGGAGTGTCCCGGCCAAGCAAGTCCAAGATTGCGTACGGCCAGCCGGACCGACCGTTCGCCTGTAGAAATTTGCCGGATTTGGCTCTGCTCCAACTCACGACCGACCATCAAGTGTGCGATTTCGCGTGGTGAAGTCTCTTGCCGATCAACAGTAGTGACGAATTTCCCATCACGCAGGACAGTAATGCGGTCTGCCAAGCGGAAAACCTCGTCCATCTTGTGGGAAATATAGAGGATCGTGACGCCCCGCTGACGCAAGGTTTCAATAACCCCGTACAGGCGTGCGACTTCAGATTCCGTCAGGGCGCTCGTGGGCTCGTCCATGATCAAAATGGATGCATTGATCGACAGCGCTTTGGCAATTTCAATGATCTGCTGATCTCCAACTCGCAGCGTGCCTACCATTGCAGTGGGTGCAATATTTGATTCGAGCTCGGACAACAAACGCGCTGATTCGCGGTCCATGGCAGCTTGGTTGAGCATGCCCCAGGGCGATACGATCTCGCGTCCCAAAAAGATGTTGGCTGCGACCGAGAGCTGCTCAACGAGGTTCAATTCTTGATGAATAATGCTAACGCCAACCTGCTCAGCATCCCGCGTGTTCTGAAATTGTTGCCTTGCCCCTTCAATCCACAGCTCTCCCGCATAGTCGACGAGCACCCCAGAGAGAATCTTCATCAGCGTGCTCTTGCCAGCCCCGTTTTCCCCCATGACCGCATGCAGCTCTCCAGGCATGACGTCAAAGCTCACGTCGTCCAATGCTCGGACAGCGTTGAATTGCTTACTAATACCGCGAATAGAAATAATCGGTTGCATGCTGGGATGGCCTATTGGGTTCGGCGCATTTCAAGTGCACCACGGACAACCAACAGTCCACCTACCAGGATTCCGCAGAGGAATGGATAAGCGGGATGGAACCACGGTTTCTCACGGAAGAACAAAACGCACGCGAGGCCCGCCAGCAAGCTGAGAATGGGCACGGACGCCCAACCGATCGGAGTGCTGAAGAAAGTGCGTCGCGCGAGCACCGCTCCACGCTGGCTGAACGTGACCGCCAAGACCACCACAATGCCAACGATCATGCCTTCGTAAACGTCAGCACCGGTCCCGACAATTTTATTGACGGCATCAATGACGGTCCGCAAAAAAAGACACCCGAGCACCGTGCCTGGAATTGTTCCCACGCCACCTGACAAGGCACAGCCTCCGATCACAGCTGCAGCAATGGCGTTGAGCTCATAGCCACGAGCTAGGATATCGGGCTTGGCCGAGCCTTGATCCGCGAAGTAGACGATGCCGACCATCGCAGCCGACACGCTACCGATCACATAGGCCAGCCATTTCAAACGATCGGTTCGAATTCCGCTCAACCGTGCTGCAGCCTCATTGCCCCCCATGGCATGCAGATGTCGGCCAATTACGGTTCGGCTCATCAAAAACCACAGCAACACGGCAAATACCAGAAAGACGATTGCCACAGTGGTCACGTCTTTGAGCGAGTCGCGGAGAGCCAGATCGGGAAAGTCGATTTGAGACCGATTTCCAGTTACCGCCAACACCAAGCCTCTTCCGAAACTCCTCAAGCCGACCATCGTAGCCAGAGTCGCGATGAAGGGTGGCAGACCAACGCTGGTAATTAACCAAGCATTCAGGGTGCCTACCATTGCTCCGGCCAGGAGTGTCCCAAGGATGGAGACCACCACCACCCATGTTTGGATTTCCCCAGCCCGAAACCCTTCGGGGTCGACCAACATGAGCAGGCTGCTAAATACGGTGGCGCTGAGAGCGATCACCGAACCGCTCGATAAATCGATCCCTCCGGAAATGATGATCACCGCACTCCCTAAGGCAAAAAAACCTAGGAACACAGTATTGCGAACAATCAATTCAGCCGTGCTGCCTGGATTATTCAAATAGGTGCGTCCGGGATCCAGCCCGATGGTGACCACCAAGACGATCAACCAAGCTAAGATCAGCTTCGCTTCTACAGTGGAAAAGATCCGTTTGAACAAACTACTATTGGCTGGGCTCACAAACTTGGTCTCAATCGGTCAGGCATTTCAAAAGGTATTCCACCACGATCGGAAGTCCTGGGACCTTATCGTTCAACTTCCTTTTTTCGATTCGGAGTGGCACTGGCAAGACCTGGGAACGTCTTTATGGCCAACTGGCACGCTCGCCAACAAGGATGCTTCCAGTGCCACCAAGTCCGCTAGAGCGCCATGTTTTTTTGTTCGCAATCCGCAGCCCGCTGCTCAACGTACGACCGGCTCAACGTACGACCGGCTCAACGTACAAGCTGCCGAGGCTTGGCCCCAACGGCAGAGGCTCGACGGCACTAGCATGCAACGCTCCAATTGAGCTCGGCAATGCACTAGGAACTCGTCAAATTGTATTCCTTCAGCCACTCTTGGAATTCACCGATCGAAAGGAACTCGACTCCAGAACCGAACTCATCGAACATCTCAGCGGTCAGAGGAGAGCCTGAAGTGGGAACGACGACCTTAAGTCCTGTATCCAAGACATCGCCGCCTGGCTGTCCCATATTGGGAAACATTTCCTGCACAGTTGTCTCATCACCGGTCAGCTTGGCAAATGCATAGCGCACCGCTTCGTATCCCATGCCAAATGGATTTTGAACCACCATGACATCAATCATTCCTTCGCCCATTTGTTGAATGGCGAGCTGCTCGGCATCAAAGGTAACGACAGCGAATCGATCGCGAAGTCCCTTCTCTTTCACCACGTCGACAATCGCAGGCGCGTTGTACGACCAAATTCCAGCCAGGACGTTCAATTCTGGATAGCGATCAATCACATCGCGAACATTATCACGAGCGCGTCCACGATCGGTTTCGTCGAGCTTGCGTTCCTTCTGCGTGAACCACCCCTCCGTGGCCATCGAGAAGCCGTCCATGCGTTGGACGGCGTTTTGCTGACTATCAAATCCGACGAACTGAACGTAGCTGCCACCCTGTGGCTTCAGATTCTTGGCGGCAGTCCCCAGGACCCGTCCACCACTGATATTGTCGGTGCCAACGTAGAATTCACGAATGGATTTGAAACGTTCATCGAGGTCGCTATCGAAACAACCAATAATGATGCCCTTTTCGTGCAGGTTCTTGAGCTCATCGGCAATGGCGGGATTGGTGGCAGACACCGGCGAAATGATCACCGCCGCAATATCCCCTTGAGTTCCGTACTGTCGCAGTTTTTCGATCTGCCCCTGCTCAGCGTTTTCATTGGAATCCATGCCAGCTGAATAACCTGCTTCAGCTAGGTTTAGATCCTCAGCAGCTTGAGCAATTCCGGCACGAGCGGCGTCCCAAAAGGGAGAATCGGTGTTATTGAGCAGCACGATCCGCTTGGTGCCGCTCCCGCCTGTGGCAGCAGACTTGGACGAACCGGACGGCTCGCAGCCAACCGTAGCGAACAACAGAGCAACTGCAGTCAATGTAGCGATGGATTGAAAGGGTCGCATTCCGGGACCTTTGGCAAGATGAGCTAGCGGTGCGCAAAACAACATTCCGTGCTGCGAAGGGCTGTTTCCAGCACTTGCAACGCGAAGATTCTAAATTGTCCGCCGTCGACATACAAGCGACCGACACGGCGCTTCGCGGCTATTGCCCGAGAACGACTTTCTGCCCAGTCCGCGCACTCTTATAGATCGCCAAGATGAGTTCGACACTCCGTCGTCCCTCGTGACCATCAATGATCGGTGGCCGTTGCTCCTCGATGGCTAACAGAAAATCACGAAACAATTCGGCATGGGCATGGTGGCCAATGGCCGCTGGATCAGCCGCTCCGCCTCCCGTCTTCGTCCGCCCCTGCATCTCCTCCCGCAACTGCTCGTCTTCGGGAGTTGGCTCAGCGAACTCCCATTTGACAATGTCTTCCTCCTCCAAGACGGCCATTCCCTTGGAACCAGAGATCTCAATCTTCTTGAGCGACCCCGGATAACCAGCCGTCGTCGCTTCGATGACACCTAAAGCTCCATTGGCAAATCGAATGGTCGCGGTGGCCACGTCCTCGACTTCAATCCGATCGTGAGCCAACGTGGCAGTGTGTGCCATCACTTCGACCGCAGGTCCCATGAGCCACAGCAGCAAGTCGACGCTATGGATCGCTTGATTCATCAAGGCGCCGCCACCGTCCAGCGCCCAAGTGCCACGCCACGCACCACTGTCGTAGTACTCCTGCGTGCGGAACCATTTGACATAGGCATCCCCGAGCGCGAGCGTTCCAAAACGTCCTGCTTCCACTGCCTGCTTCATCAACTGGCTAGCGCGGTGAAAACGCGATGGGAAGATGGTAGCCAGCTGAACGTTCGCTTGCTTGCACGCCTCGATCATGGCGTCGCACCGCT
Coding sequences within it:
- a CDS encoding sialidase family protein, encoding MNAENTRNGHRNHCARLALFCLSMLIGLPSSASWGADPLIASISKETLWKNRDGKSQTWFHPRVCMMPGDQGQPVALMTLQAIGGSDYFGQVHWSLSSDLGKTWSEPEPIAALGRDPIPGRADDLRAAVCDVTPQYHPQSDSVLALGHVVFYKGEYFARKEQLARYPVYVTRSKDGTWSHRKILEWDDPRGSHIYSNNCGQRVVLPSGDVQMSFTFGPHEENRMVAGVLTSFDGDLLKIKEVGPPLHNPIGRGLLEPSVTEFDGQFWMTIRAEDNYGYVSVSDDGLNWAEKTAWAWDDGEPLGMSTTQQHWLNHSDGLFLVYTRQDASNENVLRWRSPLWIAQVDVERRCLIRSSEQVVLPLVGDGVDAPDQVALMGNFNVTHASPNESWVTVGEWLPRDGYRGDVLLARIRWSKPNQLPLW
- a CDS encoding sulfatase family protein, which encodes MTLRMRVFGIFVVLLLSSRGEAAAPPLNFIVLNCDNLGYGDTEPFGSTLHRTPHLNQMATEGRRFTHFYSSAGVCTPSRASLMTGCYAQRIGMHDNPRDGWVLRPLSRYGLNPTEVTIAEVLKRQNYATAIIGKWHLGDQPEFLPTRQGFDFFFGIPYSDDMTERTWNTDGSQWPPLPLMRNERVIEAPCDRTTLTQRYTAQALEWISENQQSPFFLYLPHAMPGSTAQPYSSTQFSGQSANGPWGDSVEELDWSVGQILAHLKKLDLASRTLVIWTSDNGAPSLPNSLKRGSNLPLHGRGYSTSEGAFRVPMIAWLPGRIPAGTECAELTTMMDLLPTFAKLATADHSSDAPIDGLDIGPLLFGASNAQSPHAAFYYYDGPQLQAVRSGPWKLFLPIHPIRQHPHLAPHAAPSPLLFNVVEDVGCKQNQALHYPEIVQRLEGLAEEARRELGDAERLGAGRRERGELSSDSVPVAQTF
- a CDS encoding sugar ABC transporter ATP-binding protein, which translates into the protein MQPIISIRGISKQFNAVRALDDVSFDVMPGELHAVMGENGAGKSTLMKILSGVLVDYAGELWIEGARQQFQNTRDAEQVGVSIIHQELNLVEQLSVAANIFLGREIVSPWGMLNQAAMDRESARLLSELESNIAPTAMVGTLRVGDQQIIEIAKALSINASILIMDEPTSALTESEVARLYGVIETLRQRGVTILYISHKMDEVFRLADRITVLRDGKFVTTVDRQETSPREIAHLMVGRELEQSQIRQISTGERSVRLAVRNLGLAWPGHSKPWRLQGIEFELRCGEILGIAGLMGAGRTELLECLFGASFVPPTGQILIDGELQSFRHPAEAMQAGLAMVTEDRKRSGLFGHVPVRDNITVCALRELASYSIVSSARERLAAQQQVDRLQIKTDGIQASMHSLSGGNQQKCIIGRCLMTSPKILLLDDPTRGVDVGAKAELYRLMEQLAEAGMSIIVTSSELPELLTVSDRILVLCEGQLTGEFSRSEATEQKIMEAATHQNV
- a CDS encoding ABC transporter permease, with amino-acid sequence MSPANSSLFKRIFSTVEAKLILAWLIVLVVTIGLDPGRTYLNNPGSTAELIVRNTVFLGFFALGSAVIIISGGIDLSSGSVIALSATVFSSLLMLVDPEGFRAGEIQTWVVVVSILGTLLAGAMVGTLNAWLITSVGLPPFIATLATMVGLRSFGRGLVLAVTGNRSQIDFPDLALRDSLKDVTTVAIVFLVFAVLLWFLMSRTVIGRHLHAMGGNEAAARLSGIRTDRLKWLAYVIGSVSAAMVGIVYFADQGSAKPDILARGYELNAIAAAVIGGCALSGGVGTIPGTVLGCLFLRTVIDAVNKIVGTGADVYEGMIVGIVVVLAVTFSQRGAVLARRTFFSTPIGWASVPILSLLAGLACVLFFREKPWFHPAYPFLCGILVGGLLVVRGALEMRRTQ
- a CDS encoding substrate-binding domain-containing protein, producing the protein MRPFQSIATLTAVALLFATVGCEPSGSSKSAATGGSGTKRIVLLNNTDSPFWDAARAGIAQAAEDLNLAEAGYSAGMDSNENAEQGQIEKLRQYGTQGDIAAVIISPVSATNPAIADELKNLHEKGIIIGCFDSDLDERFKSIREFYVGTDNISGGRVLGTAAKNLKPQGGSYVQFVGFDSQQNAVQRMDGFSMATEGWFTQKERKLDETDRGRARDNVRDVIDRYPELNVLAGIWSYNAPAIVDVVKEKGLRDRFAVVTFDAEQLAIQQMGEGMIDVMVVQNPFGMGYEAVRYAFAKLTGDETTVQEMFPNMGQPGGDVLDTGLKVVVPTSGSPLTAEMFDEFGSGVEFLSIGEFQEWLKEYNLTSS
- a CDS encoding Gfo/Idh/MocA family protein, which produces MMPKGFGIIGCGMIANFHARAIADIPGAKLVACYNRTAPKAEALSAEFGGDVYTDLDAMLAREDLDIVTICSPSGAHMEPCIAAARAGKHVIVEKPLDVTPERCDAMIEACKQANVQLATIFPSRFHRASQLMKQAVEAGRFGTLALGDAYVKWFRTQEYYDSGAWRGTWALDGGGALMNQAIHSVDLLLWLMGPAVEVMAHTATLAHDRIEVEDVATATIRFANGALGVIEATTAGYPGSLKKIEISGSKGMAVLEEEDIVKWEFAEPTPEDEQLREEMQGRTKTGGGAADPAAIGHHAHAELFRDFLLAIEEQRPPIIDGHEGRRSVELILAIYKSARTGQKVVLGQ